In Daphnia magna isolate NIES linkage group LG5, ASM2063170v1.1, whole genome shotgun sequence, a single genomic region encodes these proteins:
- the LOC116923163 gene encoding uncharacterized protein LOC116923163 yields MNRRENRKSSKDADVVLERNERDDDESEEEIPISDEESVNDSNAEAVEATSNAPRKESQSGDGRFVITDEEYKGLPYPPTYFTYAGKGSGKESFLFNCHLDHCQTKKKTISVTKVSRGNIRKHLKVCHPSSLDSFNGLCNELDATKGANKSLKKNNNQRW; encoded by the exons ATGAATCGCCGTGAAAATAG AAAAAGCTCAAAAGACGCAGATGTAGTTCtagaaagaaacgaaagagACGATGATGAAAGTGAAGAAGAGATTCCTATTTCTGATGAAGAAAGTGTTAATGATAGTAACGCAGAGGCAGTTGAAGCAACTTCCAATGCACCAAGAAAGGAATCTCAGA GTGGTGATGGTAGGTTTGTGATTACTGATGAAGAATATAAAGGTCTACCATATCCACCAACTTATTTTACGTATGCTGGAAAGGGATCTGGGAAGGAATCGTTCCTGTTTAATTGTCATCTAGATCACTGccaaacaaagaagaaaacaatttctGTTACCAAAGTTAGCAGAGGGAATATCAGAAAGCATTTAAAA GTTTGCCACCCCAGCAGTCTAGATAGTTTTAATGGACTTTGCAATGAACTTGATGCCACTAAAGGTGCTAATAAgtctcttaaaaaaaacaacaaccaaaggTGGTGA